CCTCGATATCCGGGCGGAACAGGCGATTGATGCGGACGTGGGGGGTATTGCCGATGGTCTCGAGAATATTGGCTGCTTTCATGCGCGACGCTCTCCCTAGTTCATACACGGTTATGCCGGGCTGGCGTGCCGGCTCGCAGTGGCAATTGCACCGCCGCCGGCTTTGCCAAATACTGGCGGAATCATTCCGGTGTGATAGCGCCCACGAGCAGACCACAAAACCGACAAAAATACGAGTGCTCCCATGATGACCGCCGACGCCCAACCCCTGCCCAACGATGCCCGCTGGCTCGCTGCCTTTGGCGCCAGCGCGGCCCTGTACATGGCCCTCGACGCACTGGCTATCGACGGCCTGTGGATGCCGGCGCTGAAGATTGTTCCCATCGCGCTGCTGCTGGTCATGGCGCGGCAGCGGCTGCAGGGCGCCACCCGCACCCTGATCACCGCGGCGCTGCTGCTGTCGGCCGCGGGCGATGTGCTGCTGGCACTGGATTTCCCCAACCAGTTCGTCTTCGGCCTCGGCGCCTTCCTGCTGGCACAGCTCACCTATGCCGGCGGCTTCCTGCGCGCGGCCGACTTCCGCTGCCGCCGCTTCTGGATGCGCGGCCTGCCGGTCATTGCCGCGGCGCTGCTGCTGGCGCGCCTGCTGCTGCCGGCGGCCGGCGCCATGGCGCTGCCGGTACTGGCCTACCTGCTGGCGATCGTGGCCATGGCGCTGTCCGCGGCCGCCCACCGCGGCGACTCGGCGCTGCTGTTCGCCGGCGCACTGACCTTCATGGCCTCGGATACGCTGATCGCGCTGAATAAATTTATCGCGCCGCTGCCGCTGGCCGGCACCGCAATCATGCTGACCTATTACGGTGCCCAGCTGGCCATCCTGTACGGCACCGGGCGCGCGCGGGCATAATAGTGGCAGGCGAGGGCCGGGCTATAGTCAGCCCGCCCCCGATGACTGCGAGGTACGCGAATTTGATGTTCGACTGGCGAGAGATAGACACGGTGCTGCTGGATATGGACGGCACGCTGCTCGACCTGCACTACGACAACCACTTCTGGCTCACCCACCTGCCCCGGCGCTATGCCGAGATCCGCGGTATCCCGCTGGCCGAGGCGGAAACCCAGCTGGATACGCAGATCCATTCCCGCCGCGGAACCCTGGAGTGGTACTGCCTGGACTTCTGGTCACAGGAACTGGGCATGGACGTACCGGCCCTCTACCGCGAGACCGCCGACCGCATCGCACTGCGCCCGCAGACCGAGGCCTTCCTCGGCGGCC
This region of Microbulbifer sp. SAOS-129_SWC genomic DNA includes:
- a CDS encoding lysoplasmalogenase — translated: MMTADAQPLPNDARWLAAFGASAALYMALDALAIDGLWMPALKIVPIALLLVMARQRLQGATRTLITAALLLSAAGDVLLALDFPNQFVFGLGAFLLAQLTYAGGFLRAADFRCRRFWMRGLPVIAAALLLARLLLPAAGAMALPVLAYLLAIVAMALSAAAHRGDSALLFAGALTFMASDTLIALNKFIAPLPLAGTAIMLTYYGAQLAILYGTGRARA